From Paenibacillus antri:
GCACCCGCTCGGCGTGATAGAAGCGGTTGAACGCCTTGGCCACGTCGAGAGCGTACCGGGCGACGATCGAAGGCGCGAGCCGCTCCGCCGCTTCGCGCACCGCCGCCGGGTAGCCGGACAGCTGCTTGAGGAGCGCCCACGCGTCGTCGCCGGCGAGGGCGGCCGGGCTCGGCGCCGCCGCTTCGAGCGCCGCCGGTTCGGCCTTGGACAGCAGCGTGCGAATCCGCGCGTGCGTGTATTGCGCGTACGGCCCGGTCTCGCCTTCGAACCGGACCGCTTCTTCCAACCGGAAGTCGATCGCTCCTTCGCGGTCGTGCTTCAGATCCCCGAATACGACCGCTCCGATCCCGACCGCTTCGGCGACCGCCCTGCGGTCCGGCAGCGCCGGGTTTTTCTCGGCGATGACCGCCGCCGCCCGCTCTACAGCCTCGTTCAGCACGTCCTCCAGCATGACGACCCGCCCTTTGCGCGTAGACATCTTCTTGCCCTCGACCCGCATCAGGCCGAACGGCACGTGCGCGCACGCGTCGGCCCATGCGTACCCAAGCTTCTTCAGCACTGCGAACACCTGGCGGAAATGCACCGCCTGCTCCGACCCCACCACGTACAGCAGCCGATCGCCCTTCAGCGTCTCTCGACGGTAGATCGCCGTCGCCAAATCCCTCGTCGCGTAGATGGAGGAGCCGTCGGACTTCACGATGATGCAAGGCGGCAGTCCTTCGTCGTCGAGGCGGACGACTTGCGCGCCGTCGCTCGTCTCGAGCAGACCGGCGTCTTGGAGCCGATCGACGACGGGCTGCATCTTGTCGTTATAGAAGCTTTCGCCGAGCTCGTATTCGAACTCGACGCCGAGCCGGTCGTAGATGCGGCGGAACTCTTGAAGGCTCGTGTCGACGAAGAAACGCCACAGCTTCGCGGCTTCCTCGTCGCCTTGCTCGAGCTTCGCGAACCAAGCGCGGGCTTCGTCTTCGAGCCGCGGGTCGCGCTCCGCTTCCTCGTGGAAGCGGACGTATAGCTCGAGCGCCGCGGCGAGCGGCCGGCGCTCGAGCTGCTCGGCGTCGCCCCAGGCGCGATACGCGGCGATCATCTTGCCGAACTGGGTGCCCCAGTCGCCGAGATGGTTGACGCGGACGACGTCGTACCCGTCGGCCGTCAGGATGTGGCGCAGCGCGTTCCCGATCACGGTCGAGCGCAGATGGCCGATGCCGAACGGCTTCGCGATGTTCGGGGACGACATGTCGATGACGACCCGCTCGCCGCGCGGCTCGCGAGCTGCACGGAAGGCTGGCGCTTCGACGGCTTCGAGCCATCGTGGAGCGACCGCCTCGCGGCGAAGCGCGATGTTGACGTAAGCGCCGACCGCGCGGCAGGTCAGCATCGGGTGCGCAATGCGTTCGGCGAGCTCGGCGGCGATCGCCTGCGGCGGCTTCCGCAGCTCGCGCGCGAGGGCGAAGCAGGGCAGGGCGGCATCCCCGAGCGCCGGATCCGGCGGCGTCTCGAGTCGTCTCGCCGCTTCCTCCTTCGGTACCTGCAAATACGGTGCGATCCACTCGCCGATCGTCTCGATCATCATCGCGTCTTCCTCCTTGGTTTGTTGGATTTGAATTAGCGTCAAAATTTGAGCCTATTTCCGCGATAAGATCAAATTTTGACACTATAGCGGTACCGTGCCTTCGCAGCCCGGCTAGCGTGCGGGCCCCGAGCGATCCGCTGGCGGAAATAGTGTCAAAATTTAAGCTTATTTCCGCGATAAGATCAAATTTTGACACTATAGCGGCACCGTGCCTTCGCAGCCCGGCTAGCGTGCGGGCCCCCAGCGATCCGCTGGCGGAATTAGCGTCAAAATTTGAGCCTATTTCCGCGATAAGATCAAATATTGACACTATAGCGGCACCGTGCCTTCGCAGCCCGGCTAGCGTGCGGGCCCCGAGCGATCCCCGGGTGGAATAGTGTCAAAATTTAAGCCTATTTCCGCGATAAGCTCAACTTTTGACACTATTGCGGCACCGTGCCTTCGCACCGGCTAGCGTGCGGGCCACGAGCGATCCGCTGGCGGAAATAGTGTCAAAATTTAAGCCTATTTCCGCGATAAGATCAAATTTTGACACTATAGCGGCACCGTGCCTTCGCAGCCCGGCTAGCGTGCGGGCCCCCAGCGATCCGCTGGCGGAAATAGCGTCAAAATTTAAGCCTATTTCTGCGATAAGCTCAAATTTTGACATTATCCCGGCGTCGCGGCACCGCAGCCGGCGGACGACAAAAAACCTCCCGTCTCCAGGGAAAGATCCCTAAGAGACGAGAGGTTTAACTCCCGCGGTGCCACTCTTCGTGCCGATCCGCGCGCAACCGCGCAGTATCGACCGCTCGACGCCCGGTAACGGGGGCGACCCGGACCCGCCTGCCGCGTATCGACCGCGCCGAAGAGGGCGCGTCGAAGCATGGGCGAATCGTCTCGCGGGTGCGTTTCGCTTTAGGTACGCTCGTTCGGCGCCGGCTTCCACCATACCCGGCTCGCTGTTCCGTCGGTCGCGCGCTACTGTCCCGGTCAACGACGATGGCATTTCATTTTCCAATCATTATCGAACTATTATACGAATATTCCCAGCGCTTGTAAACGGTGACTCTTAACGATGCTGCCGCCGACCGGCGAGCGCCGCCGGCACCTGCGAGATCGACTCCAGCCGCAGCAGCCTCTCCGATTGCCCGACCGGAATGTCGACCAAGTCGAACGCCCAATTGGAGAGCGGCGGAATGTACACCGCGCCGATGCCGCAGGCGACGGCCGGGGCGATGTCGGTGCGCAGCGAGTTGCCGATCATCCACGTTCGCGAACGATCGAAGCCCATCGTCGTCAGAATGCGTTCGAGCGCTTCGGCGTTCTTATGCTGGGCGACGAAGATGCGATCCTCGAAGAACGGTCCCAGGTTCACCTTCTCCACCTTGGCCCGTTGAATTTTCTCCACGCCGCCGGTGTACAGCGAAATGAGATGTCCTTCGGACCGAAGCCGCGACAGCGTGTCCACGACATGCGGATACAGCTCGAATTCGCTGTCGTACACCGTATAGCCCAAGTCGAGCAGCCGCTGCCGTTCCTCCGGATCCGGCTCCCGACCGAATAGGTCGCTGTAATGGTCGTACGTCTCCGCGAACGATTCGGGGAACCGCTCCGCCGCGAACCCGTGGACGTGGATGCCCGCCAGATCGAGCTCGAGCTGTTTCTTCTTGATCTCTTCCTTGGTCAGCTTATGCGATGCGAACCACGTCTCGACCAAATCCGCGAATTGGTCGATGACCAAGTCGAAATATTTATTGCAATGGATGAGCGTATCATCCAAGTCGAACAGCAGGTTGAGCGTTTCCGTACGATTTCCGTTTTCCGTCATCCAAGCCAACTCCCGTCTCCTGAAGCGAACCTACTCTCTTTATCCGAAAATGCCGAGCCGCCCGATTCGCGCAGCCGCCTCGC
This genomic window contains:
- the argS gene encoding arginine--tRNA ligase; the encoded protein is MMIETIGEWIAPYLQVPKEEAARRLETPPDPALGDAALPCFALARELRKPPQAIAAELAERIAHPMLTCRAVGAYVNIALRREAVAPRWLEAVEAPAFRAAREPRGERVVIDMSSPNIAKPFGIGHLRSTVIGNALRHILTADGYDVVRVNHLGDWGTQFGKMIAAYRAWGDAEQLERRPLAAALELYVRFHEEAERDPRLEDEARAWFAKLEQGDEEAAKLWRFFVDTSLQEFRRIYDRLGVEFEYELGESFYNDKMQPVVDRLQDAGLLETSDGAQVVRLDDEGLPPCIIVKSDGSSIYATRDLATAIYRRETLKGDRLLYVVGSEQAVHFRQVFAVLKKLGYAWADACAHVPFGLMRVEGKKMSTRKGRVVMLEDVLNEAVERAAAVIAEKNPALPDRRAVAEAVGIGAVVFGDLKHDREGAIDFRLEEAVRFEGETGPYAQYTHARIRTLLSKAEPAALEAAAPSPAALAGDDAWALLKQLSGYPAAVREAAERLAPSIVARYALDVAKAFNRFYHAERVLVDDPAEAAAKLRLARAAADTLQAALGLLGVEAPERM
- a CDS encoding HAD family hydrolase; this translates as MTENGNRTETLNLLFDLDDTLIHCNKYFDLVIDQFADLVETWFASHKLTKEEIKKKQLELDLAGIHVHGFAAERFPESFAETYDHYSDLFGREPDPEERQRLLDLGYTVYDSEFELYPHVVDTLSRLRSEGHLISLYTGGVEKIQRAKVEKVNLGPFFEDRIFVAQHKNAEALERILTTMGFDRSRTWMIGNSLRTDIAPAVACGIGAVYIPPLSNWAFDLVDIPVGQSERLLRLESISQVPAALAGRRQHR